The nucleotide sequence CATAAAGTCCTCTTTTAATAGCGGCCTAAGGGTGTATTCAACAATTAATTGTTCGGATTGCTCTTACGGCCGCCTTTTTTTCCGATGTCTTCATAGAATTCTTTATCATGATTCTTACGAGTAGCTTCTCCGCCTTTTTCGCCAATCTCTTGGTAGAATTCTTTATCGTGGCTCTTACGAGTAGCTTCTCCGCCTTTTTCGCCAATCTCTTGGTAGAATTCCTTATCGTGACTTTTGCGAGTAGCCTCTCCGCCTTTTTCACCGATATCTTGATAGAATTCTTTATTATGATTCTTGCGAGTAGCCTCTCCGCCTTTTTCGCCGATATCTTGATAGAATTCTTTATCGTGATTCTTGCGAGTAGCCTCTCCGCCTTTTTTACCTGCTTGTTGACGATTAATTTTGTCTGCCATTGTTATAATCCTCCTTTAATTGAAAATTATATTAGCTTTGTATTCGTAATACGAAACATTCAAACATTTAATATTCTCTGGATTACTGTTTAACCTAAAATATTAATTGTTCGGATTGCTCTTACGGCCGCCTTTTTTTCCGATGTCTTC is from Bacillus tianshenii and encodes:
- a CDS encoding general stress protein — its product is MADKINRQQAGKKGGEATRKNHDKEFYQDIGEKGGEATRKNHNKEFYQDIGEKGGEATRKSHDKEFYQEIGEKGGEATRKSHDKEFYQEIGEKGGEATRKNHDKEFYEDIGKKGGRKSNPNN